Proteins from a genomic interval of Betta splendens chromosome 10, fBetSpl5.4, whole genome shotgun sequence:
- the smim19 gene encoding small integral membrane protein 19, producing MGAHGLLGNEPESLDYSVHEAWNEATNVYLLVILVSFGLLMYARKNKRKIMRIFTLPPTAGSSPEPNFYDSLQKVRLRQQLEMYSLARKYEQHQQQQHQQQQQGQADSVQLSME from the exons ATGGGCGCCCACGGGCTTCTGGGGAACGAGCCCGAGTCTTTAGACTACTCGGTACACGAAGCCTGGAACGAGGCCACGAACGTCTACCTGCTGGTCATCCTCGTCAGCTTCGGCCTGTTGATGTACGCCAGAAA AAACAAGAGGAAGATCATGCGCATCTTCACGCTGCCTCCCACAGCAGGCAGCAGCCCGGAGCCCAACTTCTACGACAGCCTGCAGAAGGTCCGCctgcggcagcagctggagatgtACTCGCTGG CCAGAAAAtatgagcagcaccagcagcagcagcaccagcagcagcagcagggccaggCAGACAGTGTGCAGCTCTCCATGGAATAA
- the pld7 gene encoding 5'-3' exonuclease PLD3 isoform X1 → MPMLLRSRRSLHPSQAAEAGVEARDATPRRSIRLHGKKATATYEESDESDSEPTQGPVMEEHQSVPAEPEPEPEPEPEEAAEDADLTELKPCTVVLDRFGANDKAARKEREEKEDMNRKGAKPTSRIPTFHKRPSGGGQNTEMPVLKKDTPVQVTHPPQKAESGGVEASKAKVPEARETALSLPAFTLPKPTLEASSPVSGTQQPPPPHSAQITSPKSWSFSGSEQLMTASPRPALRPEQGTQQHLPEQDQSKTPQTRAPATAVSHPPPTSRRDAAEIHDADTRSRFHLKASGDTDKSAAEEMVEHVDAIMDEEPPWVTDPINTLELKDSRSSSDAECEETVEGEDPEGDDPGQVEEHHHCDVSRMESSEEEAVKMDEKLLPASKEPTRVKSAESPKRSGCSSLVLGVFLPTTLLLLGGLGQHVWHYGLPMSVAQLTAQLELHWLEGLGLVPEPCTTDCRVTLVESIPVGLYASSPSPRHSIADSWLRLLHKANSSVHIAAFYFTLRGNDLESTDSLDSEGTKVFQHLKQLESRGVNLQIAVNAPQTSVHDTADLASTGAEVREVDLKAVTGGIIHTKLWVVDQKHFYLGSANMDWRSLSQVKEVGLSVEDCGCLAQDALRVFGVYWTIGGLNNGSLPPYWPARLSALSSSHKPLHLKFNGVPARVYLSSAPPQISARGRSDDLSSILSVINDAQRFVYISVMDYLPLSEFTQPLRFWPPIDSALRAAGCTRGVEVRLMVSCWKHSSASMFTFLQSLQVLVRPPLKCNIHVKIFAVPSSVEQMKIPFARVNHAKFMVTDRVVYIGTSNWSENYFTQTAGVGLVVNQTGSEVGLDQQTLQSQAEHLFLRDWSSQHATALSVDDVDVCPHARH, encoded by the exons ATGCCGATGTTACTGCGATCTAGACGATCCCTCCACCCGAGCCAGGCGGCGGAGGCAGGCGTGGAGGCACGGGACGCGACCCCAAGAAGGTCGATCCGCCTGCACGGGAAAAAGGCGACGGCTACGTATGAG GAATCAGATGAGTCAGACTCGGAGCCGACCCAGGGCCCAGTGATGGAGGAGCACCAGAGTGTCCCGGCcgagccagagccagagccagagccagagccggaggaggctgcagaggatgCAGATCTGACG GAACTGAAGCCCTGTACTGTTGTGCTGGACCGCTTTGGCGCTAACGACAAGGCTGCAAGAAAAGAGCGTGAGGAAAAAGAAGACATGAACCGCAAAGGTGCAAAACCCACCTCTCGGATCCCCACCTTCCATAAACGACCGTCCGGCGGCGGCCAGAACACAGAGATGCCTGTTCTCAAGAAAGATACTCCAGTGCAAGTCACCCATCCTCCCCAGAAAGCTGAGAGTGGAGGCGTTGAGGCTTCAAAGGCCAAAGTGCCTGAAGCCAGAGAAACAGCGCTTTCCCTGCCAGCGTTCACGCTCCCTAAGCCCACCTTGGAGGCCTCCTCGCCTGTCAGCGGCACACAacaaccacctccacctcatAGCGCCCAAATTACTTCACCCAAGAGCTGGAGTTTCTCTGGGTCTGAGCAGCTCATGACCGCGAGCCCCAGACCTGCCCTCAGACCAGAACAGGGCACACAGCAGCATTTACCAGAGCAAGACCAAAGCAAAACCCCGCAAACCCGAGCTCCTGCCACCGCCGTGAGTCACCCTCCACCCACTTCACGGAGAGACGCGGCGGAGATACATGACGCTGACACCAGAAGCAGATTTCACCTCAAGGCCTCCGGCGATACAGATAAGTCAGCGGCTGAAGAGATGGTTGAGCACGTGGACGCTATAATGGACGAAGAACCACCGTGGGTGACGGATCCGATAAACACCCTTGAATTAAAGGACAGTAGATCATCATCGGATGCTGAATGTGAGGAGACTGTGGAAGGCGAGGACCCCGAGGGTGACGATCCagggcaggtggaggagcaTCATCACTGTGATGTCAGCAGGATGGAGTCTTCTGAAGAGGAAGCAGTTAAAATGGATGAAAAGCTCTTGCCTGCCTCAAAGGAGCCCACTAGAGTTAAATCAGCCGAGTCACCTAAG CGGTCAGGCTGCTCCAGTTTGGTCCTCGGCGTCTTCCTGCCCACCACCCTGCTGCTTCTCGGGGGACTCGGTCAGCACGTTTGGCATTATGGGCTTCCCATGTCCGTAGCTCAGCTCACAGCTCAGCTGGAACTGCACTGGCTGGAAGGTCTTGGCTTAGTGCCAGAGCCTTGCACCACGGATTGTCG CGTGACTCTGGTGGAGAGCATCCCTGTGGGTCTCTACGCGTCGTCCCCCTCGCCCAGACACAGCATCGCAGACAGctggctgcgtctgctgcaCAAGGCCAACAGCTCCGTCCACATCGCTGCTTTCTACTTCACACTACGAGGCAACGATTTGGAATCAACTGATTCCCTTGACTCTGAA GGAACAAAGGTTTTTCAGCACCTAAAACAACTTGAATCTAGAGGTGTGAATCTCCAGATTGCGGTGAATGCTCCTCAGACCTCTGTCCACGACACAGCAGACCTGGCCTCGACAG GTGCAGAAGTCAGAGAGGTGGACCTCAAGGCTGTGACTGGAGGCATCATCCACACCAAGCTGTGGGTGGTCGATCAGAAGCACTTCTACCTGGGCAGTGCCAACATGGACTGGCGCTCCCTAAGTCAG GTGAAGGAGGTGGGCCTGTCTGTGGAGGACTGCGGCTGCCTGGCTCAGGATGCGCTTCGTGTCTTTGGGGTGTACTGGACCATTGGCGGCTTGAACAATGGTTCCCTGCCACCGTACTGGCCCGCTCGCCTCTCTGCCCTGTCCAGCTCCCACAAGCCCTTGCACCTGAAGTTCAATGGCGTCCCTGCGCGCGTCTACCTGTCT AGTGCCCCTCCTCAAATCTCAGCCCGCGGCCGCTCCGATGATCTCTCCAGCATCCTGTCTGTCATCAACGACGCCCAGAGATTTGTTTACATATCTGTCATGGACTACCTTCCTCTGTCTGAGTTCACACAGCCGCTAAG GTTCTGGCCGCCCATCGACTCAGCCCTGCGAGCGGCGGGCTGCACCAGGGGGGTCGAGGTGAGACTGATGGTCAGCTGCTGGAAGCACTCTTCTGCCTCCATGTTCACCTTCCTGCAGTCCCTGCAGGTGCTCGTCAGGCCTCCGCTGAAGTGCAACATTCACGTG AAAATCTTTGCAGTCCCTTCATCGGTGGAGCAGATGAAGATACCCTTTGCACGAGTCAATCACGCCAAGTTCATGGTTACGGACCGAGTCGTCTATATAG GGACGTCCAACTGGTCAGAGAACTACTTCACTCAGACTGCAGGTGTGGGCTTGGTGGTAAATCAGACGGGCTCCGAGGTCGGGTTGGACCAGCAGACTCTGCAGAGCCAAGCGGAGCACCTCTTCCTCAGAGACTGGAGCTCCCAGCACGCCACAGCACTCTCTGTTGACGACGTGGACGTCTGTCCTCATGCCAGACATTGA
- the pld7 gene encoding 5'-3' exonuclease PLD3 isoform X2 has protein sequence MEEHQSVPAEPEPEPEPEPEEAAEDADLTELKPCTVVLDRFGANDKAARKEREEKEDMNRKGAKPTSRIPTFHKRPSGGGQNTEMPVLKKDTPVQVTHPPQKAESGGVEASKAKVPEARETALSLPAFTLPKPTLEASSPVSGTQQPPPPHSAQITSPKSWSFSGSEQLMTASPRPALRPEQGTQQHLPEQDQSKTPQTRAPATAVSHPPPTSRRDAAEIHDADTRSRFHLKASGDTDKSAAEEMVEHVDAIMDEEPPWVTDPINTLELKDSRSSSDAECEETVEGEDPEGDDPGQVEEHHHCDVSRMESSEEEAVKMDEKLLPASKEPTRVKSAESPKRSGCSSLVLGVFLPTTLLLLGGLGQHVWHYGLPMSVAQLTAQLELHWLEGLGLVPEPCTTDCRVTLVESIPVGLYASSPSPRHSIADSWLRLLHKANSSVHIAAFYFTLRGNDLESTDSLDSEGTKVFQHLKQLESRGVNLQIAVNAPQTSVHDTADLASTGAEVREVDLKAVTGGIIHTKLWVVDQKHFYLGSANMDWRSLSQVKEVGLSVEDCGCLAQDALRVFGVYWTIGGLNNGSLPPYWPARLSALSSSHKPLHLKFNGVPARVYLSSAPPQISARGRSDDLSSILSVINDAQRFVYISVMDYLPLSEFTQPLRFWPPIDSALRAAGCTRGVEVRLMVSCWKHSSASMFTFLQSLQVLVRPPLKCNIHVKIFAVPSSVEQMKIPFARVNHAKFMVTDRVVYIGTSNWSENYFTQTAGVGLVVNQTGSEVGLDQQTLQSQAEHLFLRDWSSQHATALSVDDVDVCPHARH, from the exons ATGGAGGAGCACCAGAGTGTCCCGGCcgagccagagccagagccagagccagagccggaggaggctgcagaggatgCAGATCTGACG GAACTGAAGCCCTGTACTGTTGTGCTGGACCGCTTTGGCGCTAACGACAAGGCTGCAAGAAAAGAGCGTGAGGAAAAAGAAGACATGAACCGCAAAGGTGCAAAACCCACCTCTCGGATCCCCACCTTCCATAAACGACCGTCCGGCGGCGGCCAGAACACAGAGATGCCTGTTCTCAAGAAAGATACTCCAGTGCAAGTCACCCATCCTCCCCAGAAAGCTGAGAGTGGAGGCGTTGAGGCTTCAAAGGCCAAAGTGCCTGAAGCCAGAGAAACAGCGCTTTCCCTGCCAGCGTTCACGCTCCCTAAGCCCACCTTGGAGGCCTCCTCGCCTGTCAGCGGCACACAacaaccacctccacctcatAGCGCCCAAATTACTTCACCCAAGAGCTGGAGTTTCTCTGGGTCTGAGCAGCTCATGACCGCGAGCCCCAGACCTGCCCTCAGACCAGAACAGGGCACACAGCAGCATTTACCAGAGCAAGACCAAAGCAAAACCCCGCAAACCCGAGCTCCTGCCACCGCCGTGAGTCACCCTCCACCCACTTCACGGAGAGACGCGGCGGAGATACATGACGCTGACACCAGAAGCAGATTTCACCTCAAGGCCTCCGGCGATACAGATAAGTCAGCGGCTGAAGAGATGGTTGAGCACGTGGACGCTATAATGGACGAAGAACCACCGTGGGTGACGGATCCGATAAACACCCTTGAATTAAAGGACAGTAGATCATCATCGGATGCTGAATGTGAGGAGACTGTGGAAGGCGAGGACCCCGAGGGTGACGATCCagggcaggtggaggagcaTCATCACTGTGATGTCAGCAGGATGGAGTCTTCTGAAGAGGAAGCAGTTAAAATGGATGAAAAGCTCTTGCCTGCCTCAAAGGAGCCCACTAGAGTTAAATCAGCCGAGTCACCTAAG CGGTCAGGCTGCTCCAGTTTGGTCCTCGGCGTCTTCCTGCCCACCACCCTGCTGCTTCTCGGGGGACTCGGTCAGCACGTTTGGCATTATGGGCTTCCCATGTCCGTAGCTCAGCTCACAGCTCAGCTGGAACTGCACTGGCTGGAAGGTCTTGGCTTAGTGCCAGAGCCTTGCACCACGGATTGTCG CGTGACTCTGGTGGAGAGCATCCCTGTGGGTCTCTACGCGTCGTCCCCCTCGCCCAGACACAGCATCGCAGACAGctggctgcgtctgctgcaCAAGGCCAACAGCTCCGTCCACATCGCTGCTTTCTACTTCACACTACGAGGCAACGATTTGGAATCAACTGATTCCCTTGACTCTGAA GGAACAAAGGTTTTTCAGCACCTAAAACAACTTGAATCTAGAGGTGTGAATCTCCAGATTGCGGTGAATGCTCCTCAGACCTCTGTCCACGACACAGCAGACCTGGCCTCGACAG GTGCAGAAGTCAGAGAGGTGGACCTCAAGGCTGTGACTGGAGGCATCATCCACACCAAGCTGTGGGTGGTCGATCAGAAGCACTTCTACCTGGGCAGTGCCAACATGGACTGGCGCTCCCTAAGTCAG GTGAAGGAGGTGGGCCTGTCTGTGGAGGACTGCGGCTGCCTGGCTCAGGATGCGCTTCGTGTCTTTGGGGTGTACTGGACCATTGGCGGCTTGAACAATGGTTCCCTGCCACCGTACTGGCCCGCTCGCCTCTCTGCCCTGTCCAGCTCCCACAAGCCCTTGCACCTGAAGTTCAATGGCGTCCCTGCGCGCGTCTACCTGTCT AGTGCCCCTCCTCAAATCTCAGCCCGCGGCCGCTCCGATGATCTCTCCAGCATCCTGTCTGTCATCAACGACGCCCAGAGATTTGTTTACATATCTGTCATGGACTACCTTCCTCTGTCTGAGTTCACACAGCCGCTAAG GTTCTGGCCGCCCATCGACTCAGCCCTGCGAGCGGCGGGCTGCACCAGGGGGGTCGAGGTGAGACTGATGGTCAGCTGCTGGAAGCACTCTTCTGCCTCCATGTTCACCTTCCTGCAGTCCCTGCAGGTGCTCGTCAGGCCTCCGCTGAAGTGCAACATTCACGTG AAAATCTTTGCAGTCCCTTCATCGGTGGAGCAGATGAAGATACCCTTTGCACGAGTCAATCACGCCAAGTTCATGGTTACGGACCGAGTCGTCTATATAG GGACGTCCAACTGGTCAGAGAACTACTTCACTCAGACTGCAGGTGTGGGCTTGGTGGTAAATCAGACGGGCTCCGAGGTCGGGTTGGACCAGCAGACTCTGCAGAGCCAAGCGGAGCACCTCTTCCTCAGAGACTGGAGCTCCCAGCACGCCACAGCACTCTCTGTTGACGACGTGGACGTCTGTCCTCATGCCAGACATTGA